A window of Macrotis lagotis isolate mMagLag1 chromosome X, bilby.v1.9.chrom.fasta, whole genome shotgun sequence contains these coding sequences:
- the UBL4A gene encoding ubiquitin-like protein 4A, with product MQLTVKALQGRECSLQVPEDERVVTLKHLVSEKLNVPVGQQRLLFKGKALADELRLSDYSIGPNSKINLVIKLPDEGASRHLPSKPQAQSQPLPTWLLVSQILARHFSTTDTRRVLEQLQKDYDRSLRLLSLDDIERLATRMLNCTVTEPVEVGFLD from the exons ATGCAGCTGACCGTGAAGGCGCTCCAGGGCCGGGAATGCAGCCTCcag GTGCCTGAGGACGAGCGCGTGGTCACCCTGAAGCACCTGGTATCGGAGAAGCTCAACGTGCCCGTGGGCCAGCAGCGCCTGCTGTTCAAGGGCAAGGCCTTGGCAG ATGAGCTTCGCCTTTCAGACTATAGCATTGGGCCAAACTCCAAGATCAACCTAGTGATCAAGCTTCCTGACGAGGGAGCCTCTCGACACTTGCCCTCAAAGCCACAGGCCCAGTCTCAGCCACTCCCCACCTGGTTGCTGGTCTCTCAGATCTTGGCCCGGCACTTCAGCACAACTGATACCCGCAGAGTCCTAGAACAGCTACAAAAG GACTACGATCGGAGTCTACGCCTGCTGAGCTTGGATGATATTGAACGGCTGGCTACCCGTATGCTCAACTGTACTGTGACTGAGCCTGTGGAAGTTGGCTTCCTCGACTag
- the SLC10A3 gene encoding P3 protein → MALGSRNDRSRESTGIGWDHICSSPVHMLWCAILLASLLWGAQGDPDSKTPSPSSSYLSIGEDSVMEFEFPEKTKGIIVISSCYPGQNNRTAFGPMLSVTSLDTEVLSIENVTAPSWDNSHFVVNIQSGLAGLAPLHIQLLDFQKVPPMLIEERQDFLIKVSPVEDDAAAHQGGLGRFSESPVLYMLLPFVFVNKCAFGCKVELEGLKGLVKSPHPVLLGIVGQFLLMPLYGFLMAKVFTLPKALALGLIITCSTPGGGGSYLFSLLLGGDVTLAISMTLISTVAATGFMPLSSAIYGRLLSVHETLYIPFSKILLTLLFIAIPISAGMIIKYKMPRVSRILLKVIKPFSIILILGGLFLACRMGAFILADVRLPIVLAGLTVPLAGLLVGHALAACLKLSIPHQRTVSFEVGVQNSLLALAVLQLSFRHLQADQASQAPFIVALSSTSEMLALVIGHLAYNSLYSVT, encoded by the coding sequence ATGGCATTAGGCAGCAGGAATGACAGAAGCAGGGAAAGCACTGGCATTGGATGGGATCACATCTGCTCATCTCCTGTACACATGCTCTGGTGTGCCATCTTACTTGCCAGCCTACTCTGGGGGGCTCAAGGAGACCCAGACTCCAAGACCCCATCCCCAAGCAGCAGCTATCTAAGCATTGGGGAAGACTCGGTCATGGAATTTGAGTTCCCTGAGAAAACCAAAGGGATCATTGTGATCTCCAGTTGTTACCCAGGCCAGAACAACAGGACAGCATTTGGGCCTATGCTGAGTGTCACCTCTCTGGACACAGAAGTACTAAGTATTGAGAATGTCACTGCTCCAAGCTGGGATAATAGCCACTTTGTGGTGAACATCCAATCTGGCCTGGCAGGACTGGCGCCACTGCACATTCAACTCCTCGACTTCCAGAAGGTCCCCCCTATGTTGATCGAGGAGCGGCAAGATTTTCTCATTAAAGTATCTCCCGTGGAAGATGATGCTGCTGCCCACCAGGGTGGATTAGGTCGCTTCTCTGAGAGCCCAGTGCTCTACATGTTACTTCCATTCGTCTTTGTCAACAAGTGTGCATTTGGCTGTAAGGTGGAGCTAGAGGGCTTGAAAGGGTTGGTGAAGAGCCCCCACCCTGTGCTGCTGGGTATCGTGGGTCAGTTCCTACTTATGCCCCTCTACGGTTTTTTGATGGCCAAGGTCTTCACTCTGCCCAAGGCCTTGGCCCTGGGACTCATCATCACCTGTTCCACACCAGGTGGGGGAGGAAGCTACCTTTTTAGTCTGCTCCTTGGAGGAGATGTGACTCTGGCCATCTCCATGACACTGATCTCCACAGTGGCAGCCACCGGCTTCATGCCATTGTCCTCAGCTATCTATGGCCGCCTCCTCAGTGTCCACGAGACCCtgtacattcctttctcaaagATCCTCCTGACCTTGCTCTTCATTGCCATCCCCATCTCCGCTGGCATGATAATCAAGTATAAAATGCCCAGGGTCTCCAGGATCCTGCTCAAGGTCATCAAGCCTTTTAGCATCATCCTAATCCTAGGGGGGCTCTTTCTGGCCTGCCGAATGGGGGCCTTCATCCTGGCTGACGTCAGGCTTCCGATTGTGCTCGCAGGGCTCACGGTGCCCCTGGCCGGCCTCCTAGTGGGCCATGCTCTTGCTGCTTGCCTCAAGCTTTCCATACCCCACCAGCGGACAGTCAGCTTTGAGGTGGGTGTACAGAACAGCCTGCTAGCCCTCGCTGTGCTTCAGTTGTCCTTCCGTCACCTGCAGGCTGATCAGGCCTCCCAGGCTCCCTTTATTGTGGCCCTCAGCAGCACCTCTGAGATGCTGGCCCTCGTCATCGGTCACTTAGCCTACAACAGCCTCTACTCTGTCACCTAA
- the LOC141497992 gene encoding mortality factor 4-like protein 1 gives MYLVRYTIENTCDTLSQSVARSYGEPEGSQASPMPEPGPSSTLSGCSYFDYSSNSRDLDLAEPGEVFDWSYCSWFPGPGAEEASTSTSTSTSTKVLSSEPRCPAAPESVYMWLQEGQVLRYITMHRQKDSDTALQAGCQGAAMGEFLGASAQGGQGEAPSSGAAEVQGPRKYKQKCRSYGSRWQWGTSKEPEHRCLGKLNEVQIHLPKALKLLLLQDCKQVTVNKKLFTLPAKKPVSTILAEYVAAQQNCTPTLEAYAVADVVATLQEFFDMVLGSQLLYQVEKLQHRKIQARYAQAPISDIHGGAHLLRLFPQLGPMLACAPLSGDSLQMLLNPLHDFLKYFASDPALLFQASTEHGAN, from the coding sequence ATGTACCTGGTCCGGTACACGATTGAGAATACCTGCGACACGCTGTCCCAGAGCGTGGCTAGGAGCTATGGCGAGCCCGAGGGGTCCCAGGCATCCCCCATGCCGGAACCCGGCCCTAGCAGCACCCTGTCCGGGTGCAGCTACTTTGATTACAGTAGCAACAGCAGGGACCTGGACCTAGCCGAGCCCGGGGAGGTTTTCGACTGGAGCTACTGCAGCTGGTTCCCGGGCCCAGGTGCAGAGGAagccagcaccagcaccagcaccagcaccagcaccaagGTGCTCTCTTCGGAGCCTCGCTGCCCAGCAGCTCCTGAATCGGTGTATATGTGGCTTCAGGAGGGTCAGGTCCTCCGCTACATCACCATGCACCGGCAGAAGGATAGTGATACCGCCCTCCAAGCTGGCTGCCAAGGGGCTGCTATGGGGGAGTTCCTGGGCGCTAGCGCCCAGGGTGGCCAAGGGGAAGCTCCCTCTTCTGGGGCTGCAGAAGTGCAGGGGCCCagaaaatacaagcaaaaatgCAGGTCTTATGGTTCCAGATGGCAATGGGGAACTTCCAAAGAGCCTGAACACAGGTGCCTCGGTAAGCTCAATGAAGTCCAGATCCACTTACCCAAGGCCCTGAAGCTTCTGCTCCTGCAAGACTGCAAGCAGGTGACTGTAAATAAGAAGCTTTTCACCCTGCCTGCCAAGAAGCCAGTGAGTACCATCTTGGCAGAATATGTTGCCGCTCAGCAAAATTGCACCCCTACCTTGGAGGCCTACGCCGTTGCCGACGTGGTGGCCACCCTCCAAGAGTTCTTTGACATGGTACTGGGCTCTCAGCTCCTCTACCAGGTGGAGAAGCTGCAGCACCGGAAGATCCAGGCCCGCTATGCCCAGGCCCCCATATCTGACATCCACGGGGGTGCCCACCTGCTGCGCCTCTTCCCACAGCTGGGGCCCATGCTTGCCTGCGCTCCCCTGAGCGGTGACAGTCTGCAGATGCTGCTCAACCCTTTGCACGATTTCCTGAAATATTTTGCCAGCGACCCTGCTCTGCTGTTTCAGGCCTCCACTGAGCACGGAGCTAATTGA